The following are encoded in a window of Panicum virgatum strain AP13 chromosome 5N, P.virgatum_v5, whole genome shotgun sequence genomic DNA:
- the LOC120676795 gene encoding heat stress transcription factor C-1a-like → MDGLHTELALGLLGCGGGGQLQTAPFVAKTYQMVCDPRTDALVRWGRDNNSFVVADPAGFSRLLLPCFFKHSNFSSFVRQLNTYGFRKVHPDRWEFAHESFLRGQTHLLPRIVRRKKRGEGAASSCSAAAGDAGCAAIGGEDRHLEQEGQLDQEEREALLEEVQRLRREQMAIGEELAQMSRRLQATERRPDQLMSFLARLAEDPDGVTRHLVEQAAEKKRRRLQLSSHPISPIPLAPPPVHPLLGLGGTDCDGWQWAEQKPPAIILPSFVEPSPSSCGVQQVPDFGGGNGGGIIGMGLTTDDTAVETPFPFCLLGR, encoded by the exons ATGGACGGCCTCCACACGGAGCTCGCGCTGGGGCTgctcgggtgcggcggcggcggccagctgcAGACGGCGCCGTTCGTGGCCAAGACGTACCAGATGGTGTGCGACCCGCGGACGGACGCGCTCGTGCGCTGGGGGAGGGACAACAACAGCTTCGTCGTCGCCGACCCCGCTGGCTTCTCGCGGCTGCTCCTCCCCTGCTTCTTCAAGCACAGCAACTTCTCCAGCTTCGTGCGCCAGCTCAACACATAC GGGTTCCGGAAGGTGCACCCGGACCGGTGGGAGTTCGCGCACGAGTCCTTCCTGCGTGGGCAGACGCACCTGCTGCCGCGCATCGTGCGCCGCAAGAAgcgcggcgagggcgccgcgtcgtcctgctccgccgccgccggcgacgcgggCTGTGCCGCCATCGGCGGCGAGGATCGCCACCTGGAGCAGGAGGGCCAGCTGGACCAGGAGGAGCGGGAGGCGCTGCTCGAGGAGGTGCAGAGGCTTCGGCGGGAGCAGATGGCCATCGGGGAGGAGCTGGCCCAGATGAGCCGCCGCCTGCAGGCCACGGAGCGGCGGCCCGACCAGCTCATGTCCTTCCTCGCCAGGCTCGCCGAGGACCCCGACGGCGTCACGCGCCACCTCGTCGAGCAGGCCGCCGAGAagaagcgccgccgccttcagcTCTCCTCCCACCCCATTTCCCCGAtcccgctggcgccgccgccagtcCACCCGCTGCTGGGGCTCGGCGGCACGGACTGCGACGGCTGGCAGTGGGCGGAGCAGAAGCCGCCGGCGATAATCCTCCCCTCCTTCGTCGAGCCCTCCCCGAGCTCCTGCGGGGTGCAGCAGGTGCCGGATTTCGggggcggcaacggcggcggcatcaTCGGCATGGGCCTGACCACTGACGACACGGCAGTGGAGACGCCCTTCCCGTTCTGCCTCCTCGGCCGGTAA
- the LOC120676817 gene encoding transcription repressor OFP3-like: MHAHSLFYLQLASGSRFFLPSGIFEASPTYPSSTQSYGQHVAKKSRRILLLLDYSLRPPLLSQSKARSCEASVSRRPARDTREAETGHTSPPFTSTAEAVARARAHTHTAMHTPFMDKSPRHRDSAGGRLKQRLAQILTRSSCTTNTTSAGAASAGTAFVSLARGGAAFSPRQPEAPPSPYFCTPCTYKRPTPEGLAHRCHRRRTRSASLVHISVDCTGGAAGASSGRRSVHSDAPLLQHLSVPARDVRNRSKGGGRGKPAARSPSASRRHLSSSSASWGRARRPRSTPAPYGWSPSSSSSSSSATDDEVAPSSSSDGEAGGEEAETRTLFSSLSLSSDSSEFYRSSTRKGRRSTTARRALPRSTGEVAPGDAFRPLVSVETRKHRGLDERKKKGEDGVMSVKKPMGAAAEETKTAGAGMAVVKRSRNPYLDFRSSMVEMVVERRIGSVGWMEELLGSYLSLNSPRHHPAILAAFEDVWEAVFGEE; the protein is encoded by the coding sequence ATGCATGCACACAGCCTGTtctatttgcaacttgcttcggGGTCACGGTTTTTTCTACCTTCCGGTATTTTTGAAGCCTCCCCTACGTACCCTAGCAGTACACAATCCTACGGGCAACACGTGGCTAAGAAATCTCGGCGGATTCTTCTTCTACTCGACTACTCGCTTCGCCCTCCCTTATTAAGCCAAAGCAAAGCAAGAAGCTGCGAGGCGAGTGTGAGCCGGCGGCCAGCGAGGGACACCAGAGAGGCAGAGACAGGACACACGTCTCCGCCGTTCACGTCAACCGCTGAGGCCgtagcgcgcgcgcgcgcacacacacacaccgcgATGCACACGCCATTCATGGACAAGAGCCCCCGCCACCGGgacagcgccggcggccgcctgaAGCAGCGGCTCGCGCAGATCCTCACGCGCTCCTCCTGCACCACCAACACCacgtccgccggcgccgccagcgcGGGCACGGCCTTCGTCAGCCTCGCCcggggcggcgccgccttctCCCCGCGCCAGCCGGAAGCGCCGCCCTCCCCGTACTTCTGCACCCCCTGCACCTACAAGCGGCCCACTCCCGAAGGCCTCGCGCACCgctgccatcgccgccgcaccCGGAGCGCGTCGCTCGTCCACATATCCGTGGACTGCACCGGCGGGGCCGCGGGCGCCTCCTCGGGCCGGCGCTCGGTCCACTCCGacgcgccgctgctgcagcaccTGTCGGTGCCGGCGAGGGACGTGAGGAATcggagcaagggcggcggcaggggcaagCCCGCGGCGCGGTCCCcgtcggcgtcgaggcggcacctgtcgtcctcctccgcctcgtggggccgcgcgcggcggccccggaGCACGCCCGCGCCGTACGGCTggtctccctcctcctcctcctcctcctcctccgcgacgGACGACGAGGTCGCGCCGTCCAGCAGCAGCGAcggggaggcgggcggcgaggaggccgagaCGAGGACGCTCTTCTCCTCCCTGAGCCTCTCGTCCGACTCCTCCGAGTTCTACCGCAGCAGCACGAGGAAGGGCCGCAGGAGCACGACGGCTCGCCGCGCGCTGCCAAGAAGTACCGGCGAGGTAGCCCCAGGCGACGCCTTCCGGCCGCTGGTGTCGGTGGAGACGAGGAAGCACAGAGGACTCgacgagaggaagaagaagggagaagaTGGGGTGATGAGCGTCAAGAAGCCGATGggcgccgcggcagaggagacgAAGACAGCCGGCGCGGGCATGGCGGTGGTGAAGCGCTCGAGGAACCCGTACCTGGACTTCCGTAGCTCGATGGTGGAGATGGTGGTGGAGCGGCGCATCGGCAGCGTGGGGTGGATGGAGGAGCTCCTGGGGTCGTACCTCTCGCTCAACTCCCCGCGCCACCACccggccatcctcgccgccTTCGAGGACGTCTGGGAGGCCGTCTTCGGCGAGGAGTGA